A single window of Gossypium hirsutum isolate 1008001.06 chromosome A10, Gossypium_hirsutum_v2.1, whole genome shotgun sequence DNA harbors:
- the LOC107897287 gene encoding ribonucleoside-diphosphate reductase small chain, whose amino-acid sequence MPSIPEEPLLAANPDRFCMFPIQYPEVWEMYKKAEASFWTAEEVDLSSDLRHWEALTADEHHFISHVLAFFAASDGIVLENLAVRFMKEVQISEARAFYGFQIAIENIHSEMYSLLLETYIKDSDEKNRLFRAIETVPCVAKKAEWAMKWIDGGETFAERLIAFACVEGIFFSGSFCAIFWLKKRGLMPGLTFSNELISRDEGLHCDFACLLYSLLRSKLSEERVRGIVRDAVDIEREFVCDALPCALVGMNGELMSQYIEFVADRLLGALGYGKMYNVVNPFDWMELISLQGKTNFFEKRVGEYQKAAVMSSLNGNGGTHEFKMDEDF is encoded by the coding sequence TTCAATTCCAGAAGAGCCACTGCTGGCCGCGAACCCAGACCGATTCTGTATGTTCCCGATCCAATACCCAGAAGTATGGGAAATGTACAAGAAAGCCGAAGCGTCGTTTTGGACCGCAGAGGAAGTCGATCTGTCTTCCGATCTTCGTCACTGGGAAGCTCTCACCGCTGACGAGCACCACTTCATTAGTCACGTTCTCGCCTTTTTTGCCGCCTCCGATGGCATAGTCCTTGAGAACCTTGCTGTTCGGTTCATGAAAGAGGTCCAAATCTCCGAGGCGCGTGCTTTTTATGGTTTCCAAATCGCTATCGAAAATATCCACTCCGAGATGTACAGTCTCCTTCTCGAGACTTACATAAAAGATTCCGATGAAAAGAACCGTCTTTTCCGCGCCATCGAGACGGTGCCGTGTGTGGCTAAAAAAGCCGAGTGGGCTATGAAATGGATCGACGGCGGAGAAACTTTCGCCGAACGGTTAATCGCTTTTGCTTGCGTAGAGGGGATCTTTTTCTCCGGAAGTTTCTGTGCCATATTTTGGTTAAAAAAGAGGGGGTTAATGCCCGGATTAACTTTCTCAAACGAGTTAATCTCACGAGATGAAGGTCTCCACTGTGATTTCGCTTGCTTGCTGTACTCTCTCCTCCGGTCAAAGCTGAGTGAAGAACGCGTGAGAGGGATAGTAAGGGACGCGGTGGACATAGAGAGGGAGTTCGTATGCGATGCTCTGCCCTGCGCGTTGGTTGGGATGAACGGCGAGTTAATGAGTCAGTACATCGAGTTCGTAGCGGATAGGTTGTTGGGAGCGTTAGGGTACGGAAAGATGTACAACGTGGTCAACCCATTTGATTGGATGGAACTGATATCGTTGCAAGGGAAAACCAATTTCTTCGAGAAAAGAGTTGGAGAGTATCAAAAGGCGGCGGTCATGTCGAGTTTGAATGGTAATGGTGGCACCCATGAGTTCAAGATGGATGAAGACTTTTAG